The following are encoded in a window of Caldalkalibacillus salinus genomic DNA:
- a CDS encoding M20 family metallopeptidase: MIDQLFERLEDIYPELVQFRRDLHMYPELSFHEEQTPKKIADYLTDLGLDVKTGVGGHGVVGVLKGNKPGKTVALRADFDALSIQDEKDVDYKSKVPGVMHACGHDIHTAGLLGVAKVLSEVKDQLEGTVIFIHQFAEELAPGGAKPMIEDGCLDGVDVIFGAHVWATEPYGTVCFNEGDMMAASDAFEIEVQGKGGHGAMPHMTKDALVVASQLVLNLQPIVSRHVDPLKPAVVTVGSFQSGEGYNVIANTARLKGTVRTFDEDVRDQVEQAIGEIAEATCQLAGAKYHYNYRRGYPTLWNHPHETQKIETLAQSVVGQENVKRMDPIMGGEDFAYYLKEVPGSFFFVGGGNPEIGAEYPHHHPMFDVDERAMTITGKMFISAVLDFLSDGKQTASLSQVKTVQE; this comes from the coding sequence ATGATAGACCAACTATTTGAAAGATTAGAAGACATTTATCCAGAGCTTGTGCAGTTCAGACGTGATTTGCATATGTATCCAGAGTTATCTTTTCATGAAGAACAAACGCCGAAAAAAATTGCTGATTACCTGACTGATCTTGGTTTAGACGTTAAAACAGGTGTCGGCGGCCATGGTGTGGTCGGTGTTTTAAAAGGGAATAAACCAGGCAAGACCGTTGCTTTACGAGCGGATTTTGATGCTTTATCTATTCAGGACGAAAAAGATGTCGACTATAAGTCCAAAGTACCTGGTGTCATGCACGCTTGTGGTCACGATATTCATACGGCAGGTTTATTGGGTGTAGCTAAAGTCTTAAGTGAAGTGAAAGATCAGCTCGAAGGAACAGTGATTTTTATCCATCAATTTGCTGAAGAACTTGCCCCAGGAGGCGCTAAACCTATGATCGAAGATGGCTGTCTAGACGGAGTAGACGTCATTTTCGGTGCCCACGTATGGGCCACGGAGCCATACGGAACGGTATGTTTCAATGAAGGAGATATGATGGCAGCATCTGATGCTTTTGAGATCGAGGTACAAGGTAAAGGTGGCCATGGGGCCATGCCGCATATGACTAAAGATGCTTTGGTCGTGGCCAGTCAGCTCGTTCTAAACTTACAACCGATCGTCAGCCGTCACGTAGACCCGTTGAAGCCGGCTGTCGTGACGGTCGGTTCTTTTCAAAGTGGTGAAGGCTATAACGTCATCGCTAACACAGCCAGATTAAAAGGAACCGTTCGTACCTTCGATGAAGATGTCCGTGACCAAGTGGAACAAGCGATAGGAGAGATAGCCGAAGCCACCTGTCAATTGGCCGGTGCAAAGTATCATTACAATTATAGGCGTGGGTATCCCACACTATGGAATCATCCGCACGAAACACAAAAGATTGAGACGCTCGCACAAAGCGTGGTAGGGCAAGAAAATGTTAAAAGAATGGACCCTATTATGGGTGGAGAGGATTTCGCCTATTACTTGAAGGAAGTGCCGGGCTCATTCTTTTTCGTTGGTGGTGGTAATCCAGAGATAGGGGCTGAATATCCACATCATCACCCTATGTTTGATGTAGATGAGCGCGCCATGACCATCACAGGGAAAATGTTTATCTCTGCTGTCCTAGATTTCCTATCGGACGGGAAACAGACAGCCTCATTATCTCAAGTAAAAACGGTTCAGGAGTAG